A stretch of the Snodgrassella alvi genome encodes the following:
- a CDS encoding ABC transporter permease subunit: MNWFNRLKGLRPSQGLVIGIPYIWLLVLFLVPFFIVLKISFAEQDIAIPPYTPLYHIDGELGRVNILVSYQNYADIFNDFWHSLGQMLLGNRGDNIYLLTYWLSIKTALTTTVICLLAGYPIAYAIARAPEKIRNGLLLTIMLPFWTSFLLRVYAWMSLLGHNGIINTYLIKWGLISHPIDMFYNSFSLNLVMVYAYLPFMILPLYTQLVKLDNRLLEAAADLGAGPIKAFVSITLPLSKAGIISGSMLVFIPAVGEFVIPELVGGPENLMIGKVLWQAFFDQNNWPLASAVAVIMVMLLVIPIALFHRYENREIEEGANHA; this comes from the coding sequence ATGAACTGGTTTAACCGTCTCAAAGGCCTGCGTCCTTCACAGGGTCTTGTTATAGGCATTCCTTACATCTGGCTGCTGGTACTATTTCTGGTACCCTTTTTCATCGTACTCAAAATCAGCTTTGCCGAACAGGATATTGCCATTCCGCCGTATACCCCGCTGTATCACATCGACGGCGAACTGGGTCGGGTAAACATATTGGTCAGCTATCAGAATTACGCCGATATCTTCAACGATTTTTGGCATTCACTCGGACAAATGCTGCTCGGTAATCGCGGCGACAACATCTATCTGCTGACATACTGGTTATCCATTAAAACCGCCCTTACTACCACTGTAATCTGCCTGCTTGCCGGCTATCCGATTGCTTACGCCATCGCGCGCGCACCTGAAAAAATCCGCAACGGTCTGTTACTGACTATCATGCTGCCATTCTGGACCTCATTTCTGCTGCGAGTTTATGCGTGGATGAGTCTGCTCGGCCATAACGGCATCATCAATACCTATTTAATAAAATGGGGACTGATCAGCCATCCGATAGACATGTTTTACAACTCATTTTCCCTGAATCTCGTCATGGTATACGCTTACCTGCCATTTATGATTCTGCCTTTGTACACCCAGTTGGTAAAACTGGATAATCGCCTGCTCGAAGCAGCCGCAGACTTAGGTGCCGGCCCGATTAAAGCCTTCGTATCCATCACCCTGCCCTTATCCAAAGCCGGCATCATTTCCGGCTCCATGCTGGTATTTATACCCGCCGTAGGCGAATTTGTGATTCCTGAGTTGGTAGGCGGTCCTGAAAATCTGATGATTGGTAAAGTTTTATGGCAGGCATTCTTCGACCAAAACAACTGGCCGCTAGCTTCTGCCGTAGCCGTCATCATGGTAATGCTGCTGGTTATCCCAATTGCTTTATTCCACCGTTACGAAAATCGTGAAATTGAAGAAGGAGCCAACCATGCATAA
- a CDS encoding ABC transporter permease subunit, whose protein sequence is MHKHTSSWFLRGMLFLGLAFLYMPLVILIIYSFNNSRLVTVWGGFSTQWYGKLLQNEQILDAAWLSVRIALCSAAAAVILGTLAGYALSRIKRFRGNTLFAGMVSAPMVMPDIITGLSMLLLIIQVQMLLQNSAFSFLYFERGFFTIWLGHTTLCMAYVTVIIRSRLSELNQSLEEAAKDLGARPLKVFFLITLPSIAPAIASGFLLSITLSLDDLVITSFLSGPGSSTLPMIIFSKIKLGLDPQMNVLATIIIALVGTLVIGINYFMMRQNTRREREMAEAYRQSQLLEASKS, encoded by the coding sequence ATGCATAAGCACACATCGTCTTGGTTTCTAAGAGGCATGCTGTTTTTGGGATTGGCTTTTTTGTACATGCCACTGGTTATTCTGATTATCTACTCCTTCAACAACTCAAGGCTAGTCACCGTATGGGGCGGCTTTTCTACGCAGTGGTACGGCAAGTTATTACAAAATGAGCAGATACTGGATGCCGCATGGTTGTCAGTACGTATAGCCCTGTGTTCGGCCGCAGCAGCCGTTATTCTGGGCACACTCGCTGGCTACGCCCTCTCACGCATCAAGCGTTTCCGAGGCAATACCCTGTTTGCAGGTATGGTATCCGCACCAATGGTGATGCCTGACATCATCACTGGCCTGTCTATGCTGTTGCTGATTATTCAGGTACAGATGCTGTTACAAAACAGCGCTTTCAGCTTTTTGTATTTCGAACGCGGCTTTTTTACTATTTGGCTAGGTCACACCACCCTGTGCATGGCTTATGTAACAGTGATTATCCGCTCGCGTTTATCGGAGCTGAATCAGTCACTGGAAGAAGCAGCCAAAGATCTTGGCGCAAGGCCATTAAAAGTATTTTTCTTGATTACCTTGCCATCCATCGCACCAGCCATCGCTTCAGGTTTTCTGTTATCCATCACCCTGTCACTGGACGATTTGGTTATAACTTCCTTCCTATCCGGCCCCGGCTCCTCCACCTTGCCCATGATAATTTTCTCCAAAATCAAACTGGGTCTGGATCCACAAATGAACGTACTGGCCACCATTATCATTGCATTGGTCGGCACACTGGTTATCGGCATCAACTACTTCATGATGAGGCAAAATACCCGTCGCGAACGCGAAATGGCCGAGGCCTATCGACAGAGTCAACTACTGGAAGCCAGTAAATCATAA
- a CDS encoding NAD(P)/FAD-dependent oxidoreductase → MSDTFLSAEPVHSYYQASQHQHTQYPSLQGLLEVETCIIGGGLSGIGTALPLAQQHRSVALIEAAQIGYGASGRNGGQVIYGYAAEMSKIASMIGQQNAQTLWKWSCEAVNLVEQQIREYNIYCDWQRGYAHVAIRPHHMHALTAWVKEAATNYQFHDYQIWNQTQLQQQLASERYCGAIFDQLAGHLHPLNYTHGLAKAAASAGALLFEHSPMLNLEPWQHGYRITTPNGSIVSKNVVLAVNAFTRSLHHPLTQTLESKILPVGTYMIATEPLGEQAPQLIRNNMAVCDTRFVLDYFRLSADNRLLFGGKVNYSGQEPAQQQLIRSMRSDMLKVFPQLNDVRIEYTWGGRVDISMNRAPHFGRLNPQLYFLQGFSGHGMAATGLGGQIIAEAISGDDSRLRLFETIPHRNFPGGKLLRLPSQWLGVAYYRLKDLLP, encoded by the coding sequence ATGTCTGACACATTCCTTTCAGCCGAACCAGTACATAGCTACTATCAGGCCAGCCAGCACCAACACACACAATATCCGAGCTTACAAGGTCTTTTAGAAGTAGAAACATGCATCATCGGTGGAGGTCTCAGCGGTATTGGCACTGCCTTACCACTGGCTCAGCAGCATCGCAGCGTTGCCCTTATAGAAGCAGCACAGATTGGCTACGGAGCTTCCGGTCGCAATGGGGGTCAGGTAATTTATGGCTATGCAGCTGAAATGAGCAAGATAGCCAGTATGATTGGCCAGCAAAATGCACAGACCTTATGGAAGTGGAGCTGCGAAGCCGTCAATCTAGTAGAACAGCAAATACGGGAATACAACATATATTGCGACTGGCAGCGCGGCTATGCTCATGTTGCCATTCGCCCGCACCATATGCATGCTTTAACAGCATGGGTAAAGGAAGCAGCCACAAACTACCAGTTTCATGATTATCAAATTTGGAATCAGACTCAGTTGCAACAGCAATTGGCCAGTGAGCGCTACTGTGGGGCTATTTTTGACCAGCTGGCTGGGCATCTGCATCCGCTTAATTACACCCATGGGCTGGCAAAAGCTGCCGCCAGCGCAGGGGCATTATTATTCGAACATTCACCCATGCTCAATCTTGAACCATGGCAACACGGCTATCGTATTACCACACCGAATGGCTCTATAGTTTCCAAAAACGTGGTACTAGCCGTTAACGCCTTTACCCGTAGCCTGCACCACCCTCTTACTCAAACACTGGAAAGCAAAATTCTGCCGGTAGGCACCTACATGATTGCCACTGAACCACTAGGTGAACAAGCGCCGCAGCTTATCCGCAACAACATGGCCGTATGTGATACCCGCTTTGTACTGGATTATTTCCGCCTTAGTGCTGACAACCGACTACTTTTCGGTGGCAAAGTCAATTATTCCGGCCAAGAACCTGCTCAGCAACAACTTATACGCAGCATGCGCAGCGATATGCTAAAAGTGTTTCCACAGCTGAATGACGTACGAATAGAATATACTTGGGGCGGACGGGTAGACATTAGCATGAATCGAGCTCCTCATTTCGGCCGTCTCAATCCACAACTTTATTTTTTACAAGGATTTTCCGGTCACGGCATGGCTGCTACCGGGCTAGGTGGGCAGATAATTGCCGAAGCCATCAGCGGAGATGACAGCCGCCTGCGTTTATTTGAAACCATCCCGCATCGAAACTTTCCGGGTGGTAAGCTGCTGCGCCTACCGTCACAATGGTTGGGCGTTGCTTATTACCGTCTAAAAGATTTATTACCTTAA
- the fnr gene encoding fumarate/nitrate reduction transcriptional regulator Fnr, whose protein sequence is MIRLHKQGEIVQKLCEKCSLHILCMPVMLKERELTDLGAIIRQSRRLKKGEYLFRAGEPFTAIFAVRTGFFKTIVNSQDGRDQVTGFFMSGELLGLDGICNNNHGCDAVALEDSEVCELPFNNMEDAGSLLPSLQIHFYRLMSQEILRTQELMLMLGNMRAEERLAGFLVNLSHRLSFRGFAANDFILRMSREEIGSYLGLKLETVSRTLSKFQQEGWIKVEHKHIQLLQPWMLQEMVMHCQKAVG, encoded by the coding sequence ATGATCAGATTGCATAAACAGGGCGAAATAGTTCAAAAACTGTGTGAGAAATGTTCTTTGCATATTCTTTGTATGCCGGTGATGCTGAAAGAACGTGAACTCACTGATCTTGGAGCAATTATTCGCCAGAGCCGTCGCCTGAAAAAAGGTGAATATCTGTTTCGTGCCGGTGAACCTTTCACAGCAATTTTTGCTGTGCGTACTGGCTTTTTTAAAACGATAGTCAATAGTCAGGATGGTCGGGATCAGGTAACTGGTTTTTTTATGTCTGGTGAACTGCTGGGTCTGGATGGTATTTGTAACAACAATCATGGCTGTGATGCGGTGGCGCTGGAAGATAGTGAGGTGTGTGAGCTGCCGTTTAATAATATGGAGGATGCCGGTAGTTTGTTGCCTTCATTGCAGATACATTTTTATCGGTTGATGAGTCAGGAAATTCTCCGCACACAGGAACTGATGCTAATGCTGGGCAATATGCGTGCAGAAGAACGTTTGGCCGGCTTTTTGGTTAATTTGTCGCATCGCTTGAGTTTCCGTGGATTTGCCGCCAATGATTTTATTTTGCGGATGTCACGTGAAGAAATTGGCAGCTATCTGGGACTAAAGCTGGAAACGGTAAGTCGTACTTTGTCGAAATTCCAGCAAGAAGGCTGGATTAAAGTGGAGCATAAACATATTCAGCTGTTGCAGCCGTGGATGTTGCAGGAGATGGTTATGCATTGTCAGAAGGCAGTTGGATAA
- the hemN gene encoding oxygen-independent coproporphyrinogen III oxidase, translating into MNTRRFNIEFDRNLIASLPSSGPRYTSYPTADRFNTSFTADQLKSTLQQNIGIQPVSLYVHVPFCNTICYYCGCNKIITKDTSRADLYIQYLDKELALLAQNWRGKPLLAQLHFGGGTPTFLNNEQLSHIFASISRYFTLTTDGEYSIEIDPRKVTADTVTHLGKLGFNRMSVGIQDFNPAVQQAVNRIQSEAETRDVIEAARCNGFHSVSVDLIYGLPHQTEASMHCTLKHVLELMPDRIAMYHYAHLPHLFKPQRRIDTNAVPDSRVKLDILQNTVQYLLEQGYIFIGMDHFARPTDELAIALSEGRLQRNFQGYSTHADCDLIAIGVSSISKIANIYSQNEKELTAYYQALDEDRLPVMRGYQLNADDILRRQVIQDLMCRFQLSFQDYREAMQQPFQTYFATEQTDLQQLSQLGLLNLTDEQLQVTPKGRLLIRNIAMIFDYYLRQKRTEAQYSRTL; encoded by the coding sequence ATGAACACACGACGCTTCAACATCGAATTTGACCGCAACCTCATCGCATCCCTACCCTCATCCGGCCCACGCTACACATCCTACCCCACAGCAGACCGCTTTAACACCAGCTTTACCGCAGACCAATTGAAGTCTACCTTACAACAAAACATCGGCATACAGCCTGTATCGCTGTACGTACACGTTCCGTTCTGCAATACCATATGCTATTACTGTGGCTGCAATAAAATCATCACCAAAGACACCAGCCGTGCTGATCTCTATATTCAGTATCTAGACAAAGAGCTGGCTTTACTGGCTCAGAATTGGCGGGGTAAGCCTTTACTGGCACAACTGCATTTCGGCGGAGGTACACCCACTTTCCTCAATAACGAGCAGCTAAGCCACATCTTTGCCAGCATCAGCCGCTACTTCACGCTCACAACAGACGGCGAATATTCAATCGAAATAGACCCACGTAAAGTTACCGCTGATACCGTTACCCATCTGGGCAAACTTGGTTTTAACCGCATGAGCGTCGGTATTCAGGATTTCAATCCAGCCGTACAGCAAGCGGTTAACCGCATTCAGAGCGAAGCCGAAACTCGGGACGTCATCGAAGCCGCGCGCTGTAATGGCTTTCACTCAGTCAGCGTGGACTTAATCTACGGCCTACCGCATCAGACAGAAGCATCTATGCACTGTACACTCAAACACGTGCTGGAACTAATGCCGGATCGTATCGCCATGTATCACTATGCCCACCTGCCACATCTGTTTAAACCACAACGACGCATAGATACCAATGCTGTACCAGACAGCAGAGTCAAACTGGATATTCTGCAAAACACCGTTCAGTACCTGCTGGAACAAGGCTACATTTTTATCGGTATGGATCATTTTGCCAGACCAACCGACGAACTAGCCATCGCTCTGTCAGAGGGACGTCTACAACGCAATTTTCAAGGGTATTCTACGCATGCTGATTGTGATTTAATTGCTATAGGGGTGTCCAGCATTAGCAAAATTGCCAACATTTATAGCCAGAATGAAAAAGAACTCACAGCCTACTATCAAGCACTAGATGAAGACCGCCTACCGGTAATGCGTGGATACCAGCTCAACGCTGATGATATTCTGCGCCGGCAAGTCATACAGGATTTAATGTGTCGCTTCCAGCTCAGTTTTCAAGATTACCGCGAAGCCATGCAGCAGCCTTTTCAAACCTATTTCGCAACTGAACAGACTGATTTACAGCAACTTTCGCAATTAGGCCTGCTCAACCTCACCGATGAGCAACTTCAAGTTACCCCCAAAGGACGTCTGCTGATACGCAACATCGCCATGATATTTGACTACTACCTGCGACAAAAACGCACCGAAGCCCAATATTCGCGTACATTATAG
- a CDS encoding CoA pyrophosphatase, with translation MFPTTDSLNQFLHYASNHTSAHTLLNQPQQSLRQLSVTYRQAAVLMPFDWNQGTPQIWLSQRSQQLRQHSGQIAFPGGQLEANETPICAALRESKEEIGLNSSQWHLAGTLPPCYLPSRFKVVPVLAWSKAQLHWQANQAEVSDIFAVPLSIVLDSSLYQQSTFQYQQLWFPVYHLHHQQRHIWGATAAMLLHMAQCYQAWCSSRPVASVR, from the coding sequence ATGTTTCCCACAACAGACAGCCTCAACCAATTCTTGCATTACGCCAGTAATCATACATCTGCGCATACTCTACTAAACCAACCCCAGCAATCCTTGCGTCAGTTATCTGTTACCTATCGACAAGCTGCAGTGCTCATGCCCTTCGACTGGAACCAAGGCACGCCACAAATCTGGCTCAGTCAGCGCAGTCAGCAGTTGCGGCAGCATAGCGGACAAATTGCTTTTCCTGGTGGACAACTGGAAGCTAATGAAACCCCAATCTGCGCCGCACTGCGCGAAAGTAAAGAAGAAATCGGATTGAATTCCAGCCAGTGGCATCTGGCGGGCACACTACCACCTTGTTATCTACCCAGCAGATTCAAAGTCGTGCCAGTACTGGCCTGGAGTAAAGCACAATTACATTGGCAAGCCAATCAGGCTGAAGTTAGTGACATATTTGCTGTGCCCCTGTCCATTGTTCTGGATAGTAGTCTGTATCAGCAAAGCACTTTTCAATACCAACAACTTTGGTTTCCAGTTTATCATTTACACCATCAACAACGGCATATATGGGGAGCCACCGCAGCTATGTTACTGCACATGGCGCAATGTTATCAGGCATGGTGCAGCAGCAGGCCAGTGGCATCAGTCAGATAA
- a CDS encoding NAD(P)H-hydrate epimerase — protein sequence MSALIWTVAKMKAWEDEQNRTGLSYSRMMEHAGSRAATDLMNRFSYPQHTLVLCGRGNNAGDGLVLARILSERHWPVTIMWLQGLQLSPLAEVNRARLPAAVVYAESMQLNKVLPEMQLIVDAVYGTGFRGELPEVVRQCFATVAQASVFRVTLDIPSGVAGDGDKVAAGSFQAQLTYAFQALKPAHCLAQAVPLCGEIQCIDLSD from the coding sequence ATGTCTGCTCTGATATGGACTGTAGCAAAGATGAAGGCATGGGAAGATGAGCAAAACCGAACTGGTCTGAGCTATTCCCGAATGATGGAACATGCTGGCAGTCGCGCTGCTACTGATTTGATGAACCGTTTTTCTTATCCTCAGCATACGCTGGTACTTTGTGGTAGAGGTAATAATGCCGGTGATGGTCTGGTGCTGGCTCGTATATTGTCCGAACGCCACTGGCCGGTGACAATTATGTGGTTGCAAGGGCTGCAATTGTCACCTCTGGCAGAGGTAAATAGGGCTCGATTGCCTGCAGCGGTGGTTTATGCCGAGTCTATGCAGTTAAACAAAGTGTTGCCAGAAATGCAGCTGATAGTGGACGCGGTGTATGGAACTGGATTCAGAGGTGAGCTGCCTGAGGTGGTAAGGCAGTGTTTTGCTACTGTGGCGCAAGCCAGTGTATTCAGGGTGACACTGGATATACCCAGTGGTGTGGCCGGAGATGGGGATAAAGTAGCTGCTGGCAGTTTTCAGGCACAACTGACTTATGCTTTTCAGGCATTAAAACCGGCTCACTGCTTGGCACAGGCAGTGCCTTTATGTGGTGAGATACAGTGCATTGACTTATCTGACTGA
- the folB gene encoding dihydroneopterin aldolase, whose product MDTIFLHGMTAQTLIGVYQWERQQRQTLLLDLDIGTDFRQAAHSDNIDDTIHYAKVVENLREALAEEEFLLLEALAEYVAQFILTRFGALWVRVKVIKPGILAGVKEVGVLIERSRLAV is encoded by the coding sequence ATGGATACTATCTTTTTACATGGCATGACTGCGCAGACGCTGATTGGGGTTTATCAGTGGGAGCGCCAGCAGCGACAGACGTTGCTGCTGGATCTGGATATCGGTACTGATTTCCGTCAGGCTGCACATAGCGATAATATTGACGATACAATTCATTACGCCAAAGTGGTAGAAAATTTGCGCGAAGCACTGGCTGAAGAGGAGTTTCTATTGCTGGAAGCGCTGGCTGAATATGTAGCGCAATTTATACTGACGCGTTTTGGTGCCTTGTGGGTACGAGTTAAAGTGATAAAACCGGGTATTTTGGCTGGTGTTAAAGAGGTTGGTGTGTTGATTGAGCGCTCGCGTCTGGCGGTCTGA
- the plsY gene encoding glycerol-3-phosphate 1-O-acyltransferase PlsY, which produces MANYFAIIGAYLLGSLSFAVIVSRCMGMPDPHSYGSGNPGATNVLRSGRKSAAALTLLGDALKGWLAVWLAIHFQTAWQLSNNTIAITAIAVLLGHMWPVFFKFKGGKGVATALGILLALSWPTALICAGVWLIMAFGFKVSSLAALIATLISPFIAWWLIPHTSWVYAVVVIDLLVLYRHKSNIKNLFSGRESKIGQNK; this is translated from the coding sequence ATGGCCAATTACTTTGCGATTATCGGAGCTTATTTGCTCGGTTCCCTGTCTTTTGCCGTGATTGTGTCGCGCTGCATGGGCATGCCTGACCCGCACAGCTACGGTTCCGGCAACCCTGGAGCCACCAATGTCTTGCGCAGTGGCAGAAAAAGTGCCGCTGCCCTGACCTTGCTTGGAGATGCACTGAAAGGCTGGCTGGCTGTGTGGCTGGCCATCCATTTTCAGACAGCATGGCAATTAAGTAACAATACCATCGCTATCACAGCTATTGCAGTTCTACTCGGCCATATGTGGCCAGTATTTTTCAAATTCAAAGGTGGCAAAGGCGTGGCCACAGCATTGGGTATACTACTTGCTCTATCTTGGCCTACTGCTTTAATCTGTGCCGGTGTATGGCTCATTATGGCCTTTGGTTTCAAAGTTTCTTCACTGGCTGCGCTAATCGCTACCCTGATTAGTCCTTTTATCGCTTGGTGGCTGATACCGCACACCAGCTGGGTATATGCAGTAGTGGTGATTGATTTACTTGTACTCTATCGTCACAAAAGCAACATAAAAAATCTGTTTAGCGGTCGTGAGAGCAAAATCGGTCAAAACAAATAA
- a CDS encoding DedA family protein, whose product MFALLEAFFTEYGYAAVFLVLVACGFGVPVPEDLTLVAGGVIAGLGHAHVHTMFLVGMAGVLVGDGLMFTAGRVFGHRILKFRFVQRVMTPKRYAQVQDKFDKYGSRVLFFARFLPGLRTPIYITAGVSGKVSILKFLLMDGLAAMISVPVWVYLGEYGAENIDWLMHKVHQFQAVVYLLIAVGVLALMYYWWKKRQRIQFFKRKIAEIRERRRTRKQQRQDLK is encoded by the coding sequence ATGTTTGCTTTGCTGGAAGCTTTTTTTACTGAGTATGGCTATGCTGCGGTCTTTCTGGTGCTGGTAGCCTGTGGCTTCGGTGTGCCGGTACCGGAAGATCTGACGCTGGTTGCCGGAGGGGTAATCGCAGGACTGGGCCATGCACACGTCCACACAATGTTTTTGGTGGGTATGGCTGGTGTGCTGGTGGGCGACGGCTTGATGTTTACAGCCGGACGGGTGTTTGGCCATCGTATTCTGAAATTCCGTTTCGTACAGCGGGTGATGACACCAAAGCGTTATGCTCAGGTACAGGATAAGTTTGATAAATATGGTAGTCGAGTGCTGTTTTTTGCCCGTTTTCTGCCCGGATTGCGCACGCCGATTTATATCACTGCAGGTGTCAGTGGTAAGGTGTCGATTCTGAAATTTTTACTGATGGATGGTCTGGCAGCGATGATTTCAGTACCGGTATGGGTATATTTAGGTGAATATGGTGCGGAGAATATTGATTGGCTAATGCATAAAGTGCATCAGTTTCAGGCTGTGGTATATTTGCTTATTGCTGTAGGTGTGCTGGCTTTGATGTACTACTGGTGGAAAAAACGACAGCGTATTCAATTCTTTAAACGTAAAATTGCTGAAATTCGTGAACGTAGGCGCACGCGTAAACAGCAGCGTCAAGACTTGAAATAA
- the glmM gene encoding phosphoglucosamine mutase, giving the protein MAKKYFGTDGVRGEVGKFPITPEFVLKLAYAAGHVLVQHGTDHQPTVLIGKDTRISGYMLEAAMEAGFTAAGVNVLLTGPLPTPGVAYLTRALRLDCGVMISASHNPYHDNGIKFFAEGGIKLSDHLELEIEAELEKPMQTVPSSQLGRARRINGAVDRYIEFCKSTFPSHLNLRGLKLVIDTANGAAYDVAPKVFHELGADVVCIGDKPDGYNINQKIGATYTKSLQAAVLQNEADYGVALDGDGDRLMMVDRTGKVYDGDALIYVIAKARAASGCLHGGVVGTAMTNLAMEQAFSKQGIDFVRAKVGDRYVLEQLHQHRWWLGGEASGHIVCLDKHNTGDGIIAALQVFAAMQELELDLASILTDWQPFPQTMINVHIEPGQDWQSVANPVADEVSVELGEDGRVVLRPSGTEPVVRVMVEARQNEVARQAAEKIAAAIEAGAADRICPAG; this is encoded by the coding sequence ATGGCAAAGAAATATTTCGGTACGGACGGGGTGCGAGGTGAGGTTGGTAAGTTTCCGATTACGCCTGAATTTGTACTGAAATTGGCTTATGCGGCAGGGCATGTGCTGGTGCAGCATGGAACGGATCATCAACCCACTGTACTGATTGGTAAGGATACCCGTATCTCTGGCTATATGCTCGAGGCTGCGATGGAGGCTGGTTTTACTGCAGCTGGTGTTAATGTACTGCTTACCGGACCTTTGCCTACCCCAGGTGTAGCATATCTGACTCGTGCTTTACGTCTGGATTGTGGTGTGATGATTTCAGCTTCGCACAATCCTTACCATGATAATGGTATTAAATTTTTTGCAGAGGGCGGAATAAAGCTGAGCGATCATCTGGAGCTGGAGATTGAAGCTGAGTTGGAAAAACCGATGCAGACAGTGCCATCCAGCCAGCTTGGCCGTGCGCGGCGTATTAATGGCGCTGTTGATCGTTATATTGAATTTTGTAAGTCCACTTTTCCAAGCCATCTTAATCTGCGCGGCCTTAAGTTGGTGATTGATACTGCCAATGGTGCTGCTTATGATGTGGCGCCGAAAGTTTTCCATGAATTGGGTGCCGATGTGGTGTGCATCGGTGATAAACCGGATGGTTATAATATTAATCAGAAAATCGGCGCTACTTATACAAAATCACTTCAGGCAGCTGTATTGCAAAACGAAGCAGATTATGGTGTTGCGCTGGATGGAGATGGTGACCGTCTGATGATGGTGGATAGAACCGGCAAAGTCTACGATGGTGATGCGCTAATCTATGTTATTGCCAAGGCACGTGCGGCTTCTGGTTGTTTGCATGGCGGAGTGGTGGGTACCGCAATGACGAATCTGGCGATGGAGCAGGCATTTAGTAAGCAAGGAATAGATTTTGTCCGTGCTAAAGTGGGTGACCGATATGTTCTGGAGCAGCTGCATCAGCATCGATGGTGGCTAGGTGGAGAAGCCTCAGGCCATATCGTTTGTCTGGATAAACATAACACTGGTGATGGCATTATTGCAGCTTTACAGGTCTTTGCAGCCATGCAGGAATTGGAGCTGGATTTGGCCAGTATACTGACGGATTGGCAGCCTTTTCCGCAAACGATGATTAATGTGCATATTGAGCCTGGGCAGGACTGGCAGAGTGTGGCTAATCCCGTGGCAGATGAGGTATCAGTAGAATTGGGTGAAGATGGCCGGGTAGTTCTGCGTCCTTCAGGTACAGAACCGGTGGTGCGGGTAATGGTTGAAGCACGCCAGAATGAAGTTGCGCGGCAGGCTGCAGAAAAAATTGCTGCTGCGATTGAAGCAGGTGCGGCTGACAGAATCTGTCCGGCCGGATAG
- the folP gene encoding dihydropteroate synthase, which translates to MNNLKHAYWQCGRFQIDLKQPKIMGIVNLTPDSFSDGGRYNTSLTVALNHAEQLLKDGADILDVGGESSRPGSDYVSPEEEWARIEPLLRELRRWNVPVTVDTRRAWVMRRLLEAQLADGINDIQALEDADAVTVLSQQPDVGVCLMHMQGKPENMQHNPVYEDVVAEVGSYLHRRVQVCEQAGISRERLTIDPGFGFGKTLEHNIALMQHFATWQEMSGCPALIGVSRKTMIGLLTAESEPQQRVAGSVVAAVAAVARGAAIVRVHDVRETRQGLQIWSALGFGV; encoded by the coding sequence ATGAATAATTTGAAGCATGCTTACTGGCAGTGTGGCCGATTTCAAATAGATTTGAAGCAGCCAAAAATCATGGGGATTGTTAATTTAACGCCGGACTCTTTTTCTGATGGTGGTCGTTACAATACTTCACTGACCGTGGCTCTGAATCATGCGGAACAATTACTGAAAGACGGGGCAGATATTTTAGATGTTGGCGGCGAAAGCTCGCGTCCGGGTTCTGATTATGTTTCCCCGGAGGAAGAATGGGCTCGGATTGAACCACTATTGCGTGAATTAAGAAGATGGAATGTGCCGGTAACGGTGGATACACGGCGGGCATGGGTGATGCGCCGATTGCTCGAAGCACAACTGGCTGATGGTATCAATGATATTCAGGCACTTGAAGATGCTGATGCGGTGACGGTGCTGTCTCAGCAGCCAGATGTGGGTGTGTGTTTGATGCATATGCAGGGAAAACCGGAAAATATGCAGCATAATCCGGTATATGAAGATGTAGTGGCCGAAGTGGGAAGTTATCTACACCGACGAGTACAGGTATGTGAACAGGCCGGAATTAGCCGTGAGCGCCTGACAATAGACCCTGGCTTTGGTTTTGGTAAAACGCTGGAGCATAATATTGCTTTGATGCAGCATTTTGCTACATGGCAGGAAATGAGTGGCTGTCCGGCTTTGATAGGGGTATCGCGTAAAACAATGATTGGTCTGCTGACGGCCGAAAGCGAGCCGCAACAGCGAGTAGCAGGCAGTGTAGTGGCTGCGGTAGCCGCAGTGGCACGCGGAGCAGCTATTGTGAGAGTCCATGATGTGCGCGAAACAAGGCAGGGTTTACAGATATGGTCTGCCTTGGGCTTTGGTGTTTAG